The Primulina tabacum isolate GXHZ01 chromosome 16, ASM2559414v2, whole genome shotgun sequence genome window below encodes:
- the LOC142529637 gene encoding auxin-responsive protein IAA26-like isoform X2: protein MEGFSKKDVGCPQLLDLMVPKGKELLVKSAVETKHGLSEEKKLELRLGPPSGDWTISKGRDHTCLDQFANNPSIQNPVLKSPWNHQNMASFLHLQSAPQDPVTIMKESSKPCSIRAAVDLQSAEKKAFSLANSAQKRTAPAPAPVVGWPPLRSFRKNLVSGSSSKTASESPTDVSTKLSNQKQINNCPKSPFVKVNMDGIPIGRKVDLKAYDSYEKLAIAVDELFRGLLAVQRDTCAGGIKNKENEGKGAIGGLLDGSGEYTLVYEDNEGDRMLVGDVPWHMFVYTVKRLRVLKSSELPTLSILCRCRK from the exons atgGAGGGGTTTTCTAAAAAAGATGTGGGTTGTCCTCAGCTACTGGATTTGATGGTTCCTAAAGGGAAGGAGTTGCTTGTGAAAAGTGCAGTAGAAACGAAACATGGACTTTCAGAGGAGAAAAAGCTGGAGTTAAGGCTTGGACCACCAAGTGGAGACTGGACCATCTCCAAAGGAAGAGACCATACGTGTTTGGATCAATTTGCAAATAACCCGTCTATTCAAAATCCAGTCTTGAAATCTCCATGGAACCATCAAAATATGGCTTCTTTTCTTCATCTTCAATCAGCTCCGCAAGACCCGGTTACTATCATGAAGGAATCCTCAAAGCCCTGTAGCATTAGAGCGGCGGTAGATTTGCAGTCTGCAGAAAAGAAGGCATTTTCACTGGCAAACAGTGCTCAGAAAAG gactgctcctgctcctgctccAGTGGTGGGATGGCCTCCTTTACGATCATTTCGAAAGAATCTCGTGAGTGGCAGTTCTTCCAAAACGGCTTCTGAGTCACCTACCGATGTCTCAACCAAACTTAGTAACCAGAAACAGATCAACAATTGCCCGAAAAGCCCGTTTGTGAAGGTCAACATGGATGGTATTCCCATTGGACGGAAAGTGGACCTTAAAGCATATGATAGTTATGAAAAGCTTGCCATAGCAGTCGATGAACTCTTTCGAGGTCTTCTGGCAG TTCAAAGAGATACTTGCGCTGGTGGAATCAAGAATAAGGAAAACGAAGGGAAAGGGGCTATCGGAGGTTTATTGGATGGAAGTGGTGAATATACTCTTGTTTATGAAGATAATGAAGGCGACAGGATGCTCGTCGGTGATGTCCCTTGGCA